The genomic window ATGTCACAGTCAACGACAAACTCAATCGAAGAGGAGCTCCGTTGACCACAACTGTTCTGATAAGATAATATCAgctataaaattaatttatataaatttatatttttagcttatgaaaaataatgtattcaaattttatattttatattattattaattcttACTAGTTAAGTTcatgtgagcttagctcagttcgtagggacatcgcattatatgtgcaggagcccgggacactccacttatccacctttaaggtgaattttctatcCACTAggttacttgaaaaaaaaaatcttactgGCCAAAATTGTACttttataaacattttttttttcataaacaattttaaataaaaactgttttgtaaaaattaaatctatatatataaatcctagatagttctcctactactAATCTAACCCTAATTGTGTCAACCAATCATAGcctttaaattattttcttcattttaaaattaattgtaaCAATTTTAATTACAACCTATGAATGAAAACACACCTAATGTATaagatgaaaagttttcatatcattgaataaatatacaaataaaaaatcacaattcatCAATATTATTGTAGATTAATATTGTATTATTTCCACTATGATGGAGTGTTAAAATGCATGAACCCACTATTATGATGGAGAATTAAAATGCTTAAATGCTTTCATATTTTTAAAGTCAATGTAATTGCTTACCACCTCTCAATAAATTCTTATGTTTGTAATTCTTCACCCTTTTCTATTCTTTTCATTACCTCTCAATATATATTGATGCTTTTAGTCTCTCTATTTCATTTAAATACCTCACAGTGAACCATTCTCTCCATAAACCTCTTTCTCACCCTTATTTATtcatttctttcccttttttgtaatatattcaagttttataaatatgttgtttgttgatgaaaaaatgaagaattATCTTGATATACTTCTCTCATTTTAACAAAATCTctattgatgtatttttttaattattattattgacttttttccttttttttttactttgatcatcCAGAGCGATAAGATTCATGCTACTGTGAGAGAGTTTGGTGTCAgagatttaaaaaaatggtTCAAGAAGGATCAACATATGAGGTTGAAAAAATATTGATTGAAGGAAGTGATCCGAAATACAAAATTACACCACATAAGTATAAGTTGAATTGCATGTTTACTACcacataaaaatattgttaaccatgatgatgatgatgaagatacAAATGTAACTTCAAATGTCGTGTATAGAGAAATTTTTtcaaatgtataaacacatctctTATGTATATCTTACATTTACATgacttttaatattattattgttgttgttattattattttgataatacttattattttaatttatacgaataattttttaatattataatataaaatagctCATAGTACCCGTGCATCGCCACGGGTAAATAAATAATCCAAATGAAGTAACAAGCGCTTATCTTGTGCTATAatagctgtttggataaacaaggCAATATAATTATGAGGTTTTTGATGAGTAAGGAAAGAAGAGGGAGGAGCTAAGGTGAGGATATTGGTAATGTGACTGTGTATCTATCTTCCTAAAGCAGTTAGttgggagagagagagaaagacacTGCACCAATCTTCAATTTTCTGATTAAATTGAACAAAAGATAACGCGTCTTTCAAATTCATTCAAATTAAACTCTCTCAAACTCAAACGCAACCAAAACGATGTCgttagaagaagaagatgagggTTTCGAGCACACGCTACTTGTCGTACGCGAAGTCGCTGTCTACAAGATCCCGCCGCGCACAACCTCCGGCGGCTACAAGTGCGGCGAGTGGCTTCAATCCGACAAGATCTGGTCAGGTCGGCTCCGAGTTATATCACGTAAGGACCGATGTGAGATCCGGTTAGAAGAACCGAACTCCGGCGATCTCTTCGCAGCGTGTTTCGTGTTCCCTGGTCAGCGCGAGGGTTCTGTTGAACCGGTTCTCGACTCGTCTCGCTACTTCGTTCTCAAGATCGAGGATGGTCAAGGTAAGCATGCGTTTATTGGATTAGGGTTCAATGAAAGGAATGAAGCTTTTGATTTCAATGTTGCACTGTCTGATCATGAAAAGTATGTACGGCGAGAGAATGATAAGGAATCCGGTAACTCCGATGACGCCGAGGATTCTCAGATCGACATTCATCCTGCCGTTAATCACAGGCTcaaggtatttttttttcttttactaatTTTGTGTAATCGATCTAATTCTTACGAATGTTTCCAATTTTCAGTTGAAATATGCTTTCTAATCAAAATCTTAGTGGACATGTTCATTTTTAGCATGTATATTGATGTAGTTCTTGTGTACTTTTGATTAGTGTCAGTTGTTGATGAGCTAGAGTCAATGAAGCATGGTTCAATGTTGTGGTTAAACAATCATTGAAATACTCGTGTTATGATTACAGTTGCTTTATGCTATTTTCATGATGATGGTGAATTGAAAAGGGTGGTTTGTTTTGGTGAAATTCGATTTTTAGAgcaatttgtttgtttgtcagACAATGTTTTATATGGATCCGGCTTCTCTAAAGCAATCCACTTTAGAGTTTAAAGTGTGTAATTAGTCATTGATTAACAAATCAAAAGTGGATATTATAGGTGCACCATAATAAATCACAGGGTTGTTAAACTAACAACCATTGATTTCCTCACtttagaggatccaaatccgttTTAAATCATGGTCCCAGTCATGATCCTTGGCATTATGGATGATTCTGGTCAAATAAGGCTGAAGCAGCTTCAATAGTGGCTGCAGTCTGGAGAGACATCAAAATTCATAGACTTTGATGTTGTGACCTAGATTGCTGACCTTGTGGGCGTGTTTTTCTCCCTTATGGTTCATGGTTTTTCCTATATTTGATTGTATTTGTCAATTGGTCTGTAGGCGGGGGAAACCATTAGGATTAATGTGAAGCATAAGGCAGCTGGTGGAGCTGGCATGCTTTCAGCTGCTGGCCTAACGGGCGGGCATGTAGCAACACCAAAGCCAAAAGTATTGAACCTTGCTCCCCC from Trifolium pratense cultivar HEN17-A07 linkage group LG1, ARS_RC_1.1, whole genome shotgun sequence includes these protein-coding regions:
- the LOC123922068 gene encoding uncharacterized protein At1g03900 encodes the protein MSLEEEDEGFEHTLLVVREVAVYKIPPRTTSGGYKCGEWLQSDKIWSGRLRVISRKDRCEIRLEEPNSGDLFAACFVFPGQREGSVEPVLDSSRYFVLKIEDGQGKHAFIGLGFNERNEAFDFNVALSDHEKYVRRENDKESGNSDDAEDSQIDIHPAVNHRLKAGETIRINVKHKAAGGAGMLSAAGLTGGHVATPKPKVLNLAPPPGAAKIRSALPPPPNDPVAVRIASTITGSSVKGTNEDAKHSTDSLSDLSQLQKNLPKPANSGSTAASGWAAF